Genomic window (Synechococcales cyanobacterium T60_A2020_003):
TTAAACACCTTGTCGAAAATCCACGAACGACAGGCCACCGCACCCACAGGCACAAATCCACCGGACAACGCCTTCGCCATGCAGATCAGATCCGGCTCTACACAAAAATGCTCTACCGCCCACCACTTGCCCGTGCGTCCCAAGCCCGTCTGCACCTCATCCGCAATCAAGAGACTGCCGTGCTTCCGGCACAGGGCAGCGGCTCCGGGTAAGTAGTCTGCCTCTGGAATCCAAACGCCATGTCCTTGGATCGGTTCGGTAATGAACGCGGCTACATCTTTGCGGGAAAGCGCCTGTTCCAGAGCCGCCAGATCGCCAAAGGGAACTTCGATAAAGTCCGGCAGAAAGGGGCCAAAGCCATGGCGAAAGTGAGGATCGCCCGTGGCGGATAACGACCCCATCGTGAGGCCATGATATCCGCCCTGGCAGTAGACGATTTTGGAACGTCCGGTGGCATAGCGACTAAATTTAATCGCGGCTTCTACACTTTCGGTGCCGGAGTTGGCAAAGAAGATCCGGTCAAGGCCGGGAGGGGTGAGCTGTTGCAACCGTTCGGCTAACAAGCCCGACAACACCGACACATCTATTTGCACCAGGTTAGGCAGATCCGCCGAGAGAACATCCTGGAGGGCTTGAACAATGGTGGGATGGTTGCGTCCCAGCACAAAGACCCCAAACCCACTGAGTAAATCGAGGTAGCGATCGCCCTGATCGTCAAAGAGATACGACCCCTCGGCTTTCACATAGTGGCGATCGAACCCAATGGTTTTCAGGACGTTCACCATTTGGGGATTGAGGTATTGTTCATGCAGCGCAAAGTTGTCTCGCTGTCGTTGCTGAATCAGATCGAGGATGTTCATGGCTAAACGTAGGGGGGAATGTCCTAGAACTTAACGGGCTGTACCCAGCACACCACCAAGCGATCGCATCATGTTCTTGGGTTGAAGTGCATCTTCGGCGGCCGTGGGTTCATAGCCACAATGCACCATACAGTCTGCACATTTGGGGTTGCCGCTGCGGTGCCCGTACTGATCCCAGTCGGTGTTGTCAAGGAGTTCCTGGAAGGTCTTGTAATGGCCTTCATTGAGCAAATAACAGGGTTTCTGCCAGCCTAGAACGCTGTAGCTAGGACTTCCCCAAGGCGTACAGTCGTAATCTTTCTGCCCGGTCAGGAAATCGATAAACAGGGGATTGTGATTAAACGACCAGTTTTTTTGCCCTGCTTGGAACGGCGCGAAAATTTCTCGGAATAGAGCCTTCGTTTGATCCCGCTTCAGGAAATGCTCTTGATCCGGTGCCCATTCGTAGCTGTAGCCTGGGGAAACCATCATGCCGTCTACCTCCAGTTCTGTGAGGTAGTCAAACAGGTCTTGGATATCTTTGGGGTTAGTGCCCTCAAAAACAGTGGTATTGGTTGTGACCCGAAATCCTTGAGCTTTGGCCGCTCGAATCGCACTGATCGCGGTATCAAATACGCCCTTGCGATCGACGCACTGATCGTGAAGCTCTTTCAGTCCGTCTAAATGCACGCTGAAGGTGAGATAGGGCGAAGGCGAAAACTTATGCAAACTTTTTTCCAGTAGAATGCCGTTGGTGCAGAGATAAACGAACTTGCGCCGCTCGACCAATCCCCGCACAATTTCATCAATCTGGGGGTGCAGCAGCGGTTCGCCACCGGGAATGGATACTACGGGAGCCTTACACTCATCCACTGCCGCAAAACACTCTTCCGGCGATAGGTTCTGCTTCAGGATCTCAGTCGGATGCTGAATTTTACCACAGCCAGAGCAGGCCAGATTGCAGCGGAACAGCGGTTCCAGCATGAGTACCAGGGGATAGCGCTTACGCCCCTTAAGGCGCTGTGTAACTAGGTATTGTCCGACGGCTAGAGCTTGTTGAAGGTGAATTCCCATGTCTCCTCAAATCCCGGATATTAAAATCGCGTTTACAAGATTATTAGCACGTTTTGCCAATATAGTTGGCTTAACCTCGGCAGAGAGTGTTACGACGCTACAGCAAAATCTGTATACTGCCTCATCTTGGGTTCATGGAATGCTAACATGATGTCTTCTTTGGGAACTCCCTCATGAATGAGAGCAGTGGCGATACCCTCTTCAGTCCAATCCTCTTCAATCCAGAACTTACCCTCTCGAATCCGAACATAAACTGTCATCCCAGTTATGCGTTCGCCATGCTGCCAACCCAGGTTCATCCAAATATAATGAGCTTTGGCCTCATCCACAATTAAAAACGTTTCAATATCTGAGTTGGGATGACGGTTACTCAGTTCTACATACTCAGTCAAAATGCGCTTGATTAACGTTGGATACTCCGTTAATTTATCCATTGCACGATTTCCTCTCTCCCTATGTTGACAACAATGATTGGCAATTGATGTTTATTGAGAATGAGTTGAGTCACGTCTTGCGTAAAAAAGGTGTCGTATGTAACTTTGCTGATAGAAACGTACAACTTTCGCTCTGGGGCTATCTCCTCTAGAAGATAGCGGTAAATGTCATACTGACCGAGAGCCTCTTTTAAATCTTGGATCTTGGATGCTCCAACAACGCTTTTTACCTCCACAACTAACTTCTGTCCATTTCGTTCAACCGCAATCGGACGCTCAGCACCCAGATCGGCGCATAGCACGGTTCTTCGATATTGAATGACGTAAGGATTATCTGTGATTAACCAGTTATCCTCAATCAGTGCATTTTTTACTGCGTTGTGGATAATATCTAGTCTGGGCATAAATTCAAGTATAAGTCAGCCTCATGATGGCTGAAGATCACTCCTCTTGACGCAATGCTGA
Coding sequences:
- a CDS encoding aspartate aminotransferase family protein; its protein translation is MNILDLIQQRQRDNFALHEQYLNPQMVNVLKTIGFDRHYVKAEGSYLFDDQGDRYLDLLSGFGVFVLGRNHPTIVQALQDVLSADLPNLVQIDVSVLSGLLAERLQQLTPPGLDRIFFANSGTESVEAAIKFSRYATGRSKIVYCQGGYHGLTMGSLSATGDPHFRHGFGPFLPDFIEVPFGDLAALEQALSRKDVAAFITEPIQGHGVWIPEADYLPGAAALCRKHGSLLIADEVQTGLGRTGKWWAVEHFCVEPDLICMAKALSGGFVPVGAVACRSWIFDKVFNRMDRAVVHGSTFGKNNLAMAAGLATLEVLEKEGWIDHAAQMGRQIVEDLQPLVDQYECLKEVRGLGMMMALEFAEPKSLTLKLSWKMLETANRGLFSQIITVPLFTRHRILSQVAGYGMNVVKFIPPLILNDDDRRWIVEGVTDVVSDAHRIPGAAWDFGKTLATQAMRTKAGGR
- the hpnH gene encoding adenosyl-hopene transferase HpnH; amino-acid sequence: MGIHLQQALAVGQYLVTQRLKGRKRYPLVLMLEPLFRCNLACSGCGKIQHPTEILKQNLSPEECFAAVDECKAPVVSIPGGEPLLHPQIDEIVRGLVERRKFVYLCTNGILLEKSLHKFSPSPYLTFSVHLDGLKELHDQCVDRKGVFDTAISAIRAAKAQGFRVTTNTTVFEGTNPKDIQDLFDYLTELEVDGMMVSPGYSYEWAPDQEHFLKRDQTKALFREIFAPFQAGQKNWSFNHNPLFIDFLTGQKDYDCTPWGSPSYSVLGWQKPCYLLNEGHYKTFQELLDNTDWDQYGHRSGNPKCADCMVHCGYEPTAAEDALQPKNMMRSLGGVLGTAR
- a CDS encoding XisI protein, whose product is MDKLTEYPTLIKRILTEYVELSNRHPNSDIETFLIVDEAKAHYIWMNLGWQHGERITGMTVYVRIREGKFWIEEDWTEEGIATALIHEGVPKEDIMLAFHEPKMRQYTDFAVAS
- a CDS encoding XisH family protein codes for the protein MPRLDIIHNAVKNALIEDNWLITDNPYVIQYRRTVLCADLGAERPIAVERNGQKLVVEVKSVVGASKIQDLKEALGQYDIYRYLLEEIAPERKLYVSISKVTYDTFFTQDVTQLILNKHQLPIIVVNIGREEIVQWIN